The Neobacillus sp. PS3-34 genome has a window encoding:
- a CDS encoding helicase-related protein, producing the protein MPEIPEIIDNRNTLLKDTINNLIKYANKVEIASGYFYLNGFNLIKENINQDCQINIIIGNETNSFTAHEISKGYELKKGFILSSMEKDISYLDEDQKHRVYELSELIRDGKINFKIYVKDKFHSKAYIFDVSFNGIINQQYAIVGSSNFSMSGLGDIDSRVINTELNAVLHQPSAIKEVKKWFSEIWEESEDFNEQLLSIIDNNIEVEKLNYSPFDILLKTLFEYLKEDKIFEEIQALKLDDLTEFQAFAVKKAIQILEKYKGVIIADSVGLGKTYVAKGLLRYFTMQELKTLIICPASLRSMWEYQAEELNINIELITQESIGRYGIYEEKLQNVDIIIIDEAHNFRNEAANRHKELIKVTMGKKVIQLTATPVNNSIFDLYNILTLFLKDDDFKNKYGIVKLRDIFNNYEDKKDDVANILNEVMIRRSRTFIRKKYGNKEKKLLVNDKEIKFPSRHLKKISYSISDLYGENIFNEIASIIENLHLPIISEDSLTEGQQFYNKALVKTMLLKRFESSVEAFRYSILKQIRYCDLLLSSIKEGYLITKKEVMEDLDSDSFDISDFVTKIKITDYQGDIEGLIEQVKIDKVNLSNIISLIADIDYEKDVKLQTLINHIRLNHRKNKNNKLLIFTQFKDTARYIYKHILDNNFGIVSEIDSKNNQNNRKEKVVAQFAPNSNPDFFNPDKPEIDILISTDILSEGQNLQDCNTIINYDLTWNPVRIIQREGRIDRITTNHDNIYIFNFIPDDKLDSILRLTKRLAEKIKYINETIGNESRIISDDEILIDKVFNEKDYDQIQKVNDEDQTLLDELEEQRDNIIPSEEYIYEDYKELLYNNETNMEYVSRLPDGIYSIRKSETNKGVFMYYKVASESYWLFYEINNNELKTSKAEIYKLISTGNYLDSKPIKRTINFNVDVILELGKKYVTDQLNNIAQVQVTSSEIDKVQKDIAERLEKIFAKTKFRSRITIEQRKIRKKLKRPLHKGTISKLRTIDFSSLSDEELVNKLDEILEYIDLEESNVNINDDYEVRLISYEIFI; encoded by the coding sequence ATGCCTGAAATTCCTGAAATAATTGATAATAGGAACACTTTATTAAAGGATACAATAAATAATTTAATAAAATATGCTAATAAGGTAGAAATAGCTAGTGGCTATTTCTACCTTAATGGTTTTAATTTGATTAAAGAAAATATTAATCAAGACTGCCAAATTAATATTATTATTGGAAATGAAACTAATTCATTTACTGCTCATGAAATATCAAAGGGTTATGAATTAAAAAAAGGATTTATTCTTAGTTCCATGGAGAAAGACATATCTTACCTTGATGAAGACCAGAAGCATAGAGTATATGAATTATCTGAACTAATTCGTGATGGTAAAATCAATTTTAAAATATATGTTAAGGATAAATTTCACTCGAAAGCGTATATTTTTGATGTCTCTTTTAATGGAATAATTAATCAACAATATGCAATAGTTGGTTCAAGTAATTTTTCAATGAGTGGATTAGGAGATATTGATTCAAGAGTAATAAATACTGAATTAAATGCAGTATTACATCAACCTTCTGCCATAAAGGAAGTCAAGAAATGGTTTAGTGAAATATGGGAAGAATCAGAGGATTTTAATGAACAATTATTAAGTATTATTGACAATAATATTGAAGTTGAAAAACTAAACTACTCCCCTTTTGACATATTGCTTAAAACCCTCTTTGAATATTTAAAAGAGGACAAAATTTTCGAGGAAATCCAAGCTCTTAAACTGGATGATTTAACAGAATTTCAAGCATTTGCAGTAAAAAAAGCTATTCAAATTTTAGAAAAATATAAAGGTGTAATAATCGCAGATAGTGTTGGATTAGGAAAAACTTATGTAGCAAAGGGGCTCTTAAGATACTTTACAATGCAAGAATTGAAAACTTTGATTATTTGCCCTGCTTCATTACGATCTATGTGGGAATACCAGGCTGAAGAGCTAAACATAAATATTGAACTAATCACTCAAGAAAGTATTGGAAGATATGGAATTTACGAAGAAAAATTACAGAATGTTGACATTATAATAATCGATGAAGCTCATAACTTCCGAAATGAAGCTGCCAATAGACACAAAGAGTTAATTAAAGTAACAATGGGTAAAAAGGTTATTCAATTAACTGCAACCCCTGTTAACAATTCAATTTTTGATTTATATAATATCCTTACATTATTTTTGAAAGATGATGATTTTAAAAACAAATATGGAATTGTAAAACTTAGGGATATTTTTAATAACTACGAAGATAAAAAGGATGATGTTGCAAATATTCTCAATGAAGTAATGATTAGAAGAAGTAGAACTTTTATTAGAAAAAAATATGGGAATAAAGAAAAAAAATTACTTGTAAATGACAAGGAAATAAAATTCCCTTCAAGACACTTAAAGAAAATAAGTTATAGTATCTCGGATTTATACGGTGAAAATATTTTCAATGAAATAGCCAGTATCATTGAAAACCTTCACTTACCTATTATTTCAGAAGATTCACTTACCGAAGGACAGCAGTTTTATAATAAGGCACTTGTAAAAACTATGTTATTAAAAAGGTTTGAAAGCTCTGTTGAAGCATTCAGATATTCAATATTAAAACAAATTAGGTATTGTGATTTACTTCTATCTTCTATTAAGGAAGGATATCTAATTACAAAAAAAGAAGTAATGGAAGATTTGGATTCAGACAGTTTTGATATTTCAGATTTTGTTACAAAGATTAAAATAACTGATTATCAAGGAGATATTGAAGGTTTAATTGAGCAAGTAAAAATAGATAAAGTAAACCTATCTAACATTATTTCACTTATTGCAGACATAGATTATGAAAAGGATGTAAAACTTCAAACATTAATTAATCATATAAGGTTAAATCACAGAAAAAATAAAAATAACAAGCTACTCATTTTTACGCAATTTAAGGATACTGCTCGTTATATTTATAAGCATATCTTAGACAATAATTTTGGGATTGTCAGTGAAATTGATAGTAAAAATAATCAAAATAATAGGAAAGAAAAAGTTGTTGCACAATTTGCTCCAAATTCAAATCCCGATTTCTTTAATCCCGATAAGCCAGAAATAGATATATTAATTTCAACTGATATTTTATCTGAAGGTCAAAATCTTCAAGACTGTAATACCATAATCAATTATGATTTAACTTGGAACCCTGTTCGAATCATACAAAGAGAAGGACGCATAGATCGTATTACCACAAACCATGACAATATTTATATTTTCAATTTTATCCCCGATGACAAATTAGATTCTATTTTAAGATTAACTAAGAGACTAGCTGAAAAAATAAAGTATATAAATGAAACCATAGGAAACGAAAGTAGAATAATATCAGATGATGAAATATTAATTGATAAGGTCTTTAATGAAAAGGATTATGACCAAATTCAAAAGGTAAATGATGAAGATCAAACTTTATTAGATGAATTGGAGGAGCAAAGAGACAATATCATTCCATCAGAAGAATATATTTATGAAGATTATAAAGAATTATTATATAATAACGAAACAAATATGGAATATGTGTCAAGGTTACCAGACGGAATTTACTCTATTCGTAAATCAGAAACAAATAAAGGGGTATTTATGTATTACAAAGTTGCCTCTGAGAGCTACTGGTTATTTTATGAAATAAACAATAATGAATTAAAGACCAGTAAGGCTGAAATATATAAGTTAATTTCAACTGGTAATTATTTGGATTCCAAACCAATTAAAAGAACGATTAATTTTAATGTGGATGTTATTCTTGAACTAGGAAAGAAATATGTTACTGACCAGTTAAACAACATTGCCCAAGTTCAAGTAACATCATCAGAAATTGACAAAGTTCAAAAAGATATTGCGGAAAGATTAGAGAAAATTTTTGCAAAAACAAAGTTTAGAAGTAGAATAACCATTGAACAAAGAAAAATAAGAAAAAAATTAAAAAGACCACTTCATAAAGGGACTATTAGTAAATTAAGAACAATTGACTTTTCTTCATTATCTGATGAGGAACTGGTCAATAAACTAGATGAGATTTTAGAATATATTGATCTTGAGGAAAGTAATGTAAATATAAATGATGACTACGAAGTCAGATTGATAAGTTATGAAATATTCATCTAA